The following coding sequences lie in one Megalodesulfovibrio gigas DSM 1382 = ATCC 19364 genomic window:
- a CDS encoding undecaprenyl-diphosphate phosphatase, giving the protein METFFTALVLGIVEGLTEFLPVSSTGHLILTGHLLGYTGPRADTFEVIIQLGAILAVAVMYRDRFIGLFSPQPGQAFGGVRGMWLLFLTCLPAVVLGLLTHGLIKEHLFGPRTVALALGVGALAILLVEAQPRRTRYRSLDDLTPMLALGVGLFQCLALWPGFSRAAATIMGAMLLGADRKTAAQYSFIAAVPIMFAATGYDLLKSWSFLDAGWFQFLAVGFAVSFVAAWVAVKGFIRLLGSMTLRPFAWYRLALAPVVLLFWPS; this is encoded by the coding sequence ATGGAGACGTTTTTCACCGCCCTGGTCCTGGGCATTGTGGAGGGGCTGACGGAGTTTTTGCCCGTCTCCTCCACCGGACACCTCATCCTCACCGGGCACCTGCTGGGCTACACCGGCCCGCGCGCGGACACATTCGAAGTCATCATCCAACTGGGGGCCATTCTGGCCGTGGCCGTGATGTATCGCGACCGGTTCATCGGCCTGTTCTCCCCGCAGCCGGGACAGGCCTTCGGCGGGGTGCGGGGCATGTGGCTGCTGTTCCTCACCTGTCTGCCCGCGGTGGTGCTGGGGTTGCTGACCCATGGCCTCATCAAGGAACATTTGTTCGGCCCCAGGACGGTGGCCCTGGCGCTGGGGGTGGGGGCGCTGGCCATCCTGCTGGTGGAGGCGCAGCCACGGCGCACACGCTACCGCAGCCTGGACGACCTGACGCCCATGCTGGCCCTGGGCGTGGGGCTGTTCCAGTGCCTGGCGCTGTGGCCGGGCTTTTCCCGCGCTGCGGCCACCATCATGGGGGCCATGCTGCTGGGAGCGGACCGCAAGACCGCGGCGCAGTATTCCTTCATCGCCGCGGTGCCCATCATGTTTGCCGCCACAGGCTATGACCTGCTCAAGAGCTGGTCGTTCCTGGACGCCGGCTGGTTCCAGTTCCTGGCCGTGGGCTTTGCGGTGAGCTTTGTGGCGGCCTGGGTGGCGGTGAAGGGCTTCATCCGCCTGCTGGGCTCCATGACCCTGCGTCCCTTTGCCTGGTACCGTCTGGCCCTGGCGCCGGTGGTGCTGTTGTTCTGGCCGTCGTAA
- a CDS encoding type II 3-dehydroquinate dehydratase — MPNTQPLTFLVMNGPNLGHLGKRQPEIYGHQSMEDLPDLARQVLGAAMDSITLEFYQSNCEGAMINRLEKAWKTGVHGVALNAGAYTHTSLALADCLAWIKIPTVEVHLSNIWARPEPIRHQSFIGARVVGVIAGFGLLSYALALQALYQHLHHPSA, encoded by the coding sequence ATGCCCAACACACAGCCCCTTACATTCCTGGTCATGAACGGCCCCAATCTCGGCCACCTGGGCAAGCGCCAGCCGGAGATCTACGGGCACCAGTCCATGGAAGATCTGCCGGATCTGGCCCGGCAGGTGCTCGGTGCGGCCATGGACTCCATCACCCTGGAATTCTACCAGTCCAACTGCGAAGGCGCCATGATCAACCGCCTGGAAAAGGCCTGGAAGACCGGCGTGCACGGCGTGGCCCTGAACGCCGGCGCCTACACGCATACCAGCCTGGCCCTGGCAGACTGCCTGGCCTGGATTAAAATTCCCACTGTGGAAGTGCATCTTTCCAACATCTGGGCCCGGCCGGAGCCCATCCGCCACCAGAGCTTCATCGGGGCCAGGGTCGTCGGGGTGATTGCAGGCTTCGGCCTCTTGAGCTATGCCCTCGCCCTCCAGGCTCTGTACCAACATCTTCACCACCCATCTGCCTGA
- a CDS encoding pseudouridine synthase, producing the protein MDAIRLNKVLAQAGVASRRGADELVFAGRVRVNGAVAESPGMRVTPDDRIEVDGAPMPRKDLAAGHALNYILLHKPVEVVSTVRDPQGRRTVLDLLPQALRANTRLYPVGRLDYFSEGLLLLTDDGDLANRLMHPRHHVPKRYEVLVRGDVPTTALQTMRSGMTLPPQAGDPPAGTRLQTVPARILGIKDGKTLLELVLHQGVNRQVRRMCEALGLTILRLTRVGLGSLELGTLEKGSWRRLTKDEVQALQQA; encoded by the coding sequence ATGGACGCAATACGACTGAACAAGGTGCTGGCCCAGGCCGGCGTGGCCTCCCGGCGCGGGGCGGACGAACTGGTGTTTGCCGGCAGGGTGCGCGTGAATGGCGCGGTGGCCGAGTCGCCGGGCATGCGCGTGACGCCGGATGACCGCATCGAGGTGGACGGCGCCCCCATGCCGCGCAAGGACCTCGCCGCCGGGCATGCCCTCAATTACATCCTGCTGCACAAGCCGGTGGAGGTGGTGTCCACCGTGCGCGATCCCCAGGGCCGGCGCACGGTGCTGGATCTGCTGCCCCAGGCCCTGCGCGCCAACACCCGCCTGTACCCCGTGGGACGGCTTGACTACTTTTCCGAAGGGCTGCTGCTGCTCACCGACGATGGCGACCTGGCCAACCGGCTCATGCATCCCCGCCATCACGTGCCCAAGCGCTACGAAGTGCTGGTGCGGGGCGATGTGCCCACAACAGCGCTGCAGACCATGCGCAGCGGCATGACCCTGCCCCCCCAGGCCGGGGATCCGCCCGCAGGCACCCGGTTGCAGACGGTGCCGGCGCGCATCCTGGGCATCAAGGACGGCAAGACCCTGCTGGAACTGGTGCTGCACCAGGGCGTGAACCGACAGGTCCGCCGCATGTGCGAAGCCCTGGGCCTGACCATCCTGCGGCTCACGCGCGTGGGGCTGGGCTCCCTGGAGCTGGGCACGCTGGAAAAGGGAAGCTGGCGACGGCTCACCAAAGACGAAGTACAGGCCTTGCAGCAAGCCTGA
- the yihA gene encoding ribosome biogenesis GTP-binding protein YihA/YsxC, giving the protein MYTIDQLHKAEIDWSLPQVALAGRSNVGKSSCLNCLGNRKNLARTSATPGKTQSVNFFRIRFPGEDAAFHLVDLPGYGYARRSKSERDKWAALMEAYLSGARRPRTVVILVDGRHPPQQLDVDLVDYCRAAGLDWLLVCTKADKCSQKDKTARLHEWREVAPDMLLQDRTGPLFFSSVTRQGRDALWRKLREAAGVPESVPAAMPEPAPGTAHQSS; this is encoded by the coding sequence GTGTACACCATTGACCAACTGCACAAGGCGGAAATTGACTGGAGCCTGCCGCAGGTGGCCCTTGCGGGCCGCTCCAACGTGGGCAAGTCCTCGTGCCTGAACTGCCTGGGCAACCGCAAAAACCTGGCCCGCACCTCGGCCACCCCAGGCAAGACGCAAAGCGTGAACTTTTTCCGCATCCGGTTTCCCGGGGAGGATGCCGCCTTCCATCTGGTGGACCTGCCCGGCTACGGCTACGCCCGGCGTTCCAAATCCGAGCGGGACAAGTGGGCCGCCCTGATGGAAGCCTATCTCAGCGGCGCGCGCCGCCCCCGGACGGTGGTCATCCTGGTGGATGGCCGCCATCCGCCCCAGCAGCTGGATGTGGACCTGGTGGACTACTGCCGCGCTGCCGGCCTGGACTGGCTGCTGGTCTGCACCAAGGCCGACAAATGTTCCCAGAAGGACAAAACCGCCCGCCTGCACGAATGGCGGGAGGTTGCGCCGGACATGCTGCTGCAGGACCGCACCGGCCCGCTGTTCTTTTCCAGCGTCACCCGGCAGGGGCGCGATGCGCTGTGGCGCAAGCTGCGCGAGGCGGCCGGCGTGCCGGAATCCGTGCCTGCGGCCATGCCAGAGCCAGCCCCCGGGACGGCGCATCAGTCCTCCTGA
- the efp gene encoding elongation factor P: MYSTTDFKRGLKIELDKIPFEIIEFEHFKPGKGGAMVRTKLRNLLNGRVVDNTFRSGEKVGKADTETRTLQYLYKDADGFAFMDLTTYEQTHVTDEQTGGKGGYLKEGQEVKVLLYKGQPIDVELPTSVVLEVVETETGLKGDTVSNTTKPATLETGLQVQVPLFVNLGDRIKVDTRTGGYLGRE; this comes from the coding sequence ATGTATTCGACGACGGATTTCAAGCGCGGCCTCAAGATCGAACTCGACAAGATTCCTTTTGAAATTATTGAGTTCGAGCACTTCAAGCCCGGCAAGGGCGGCGCCATGGTCCGCACCAAGCTGCGCAACCTGCTCAACGGCCGCGTGGTGGACAACACCTTCCGCTCCGGCGAAAAAGTGGGCAAGGCCGATACCGAAACCCGCACCCTGCAGTATTTGTACAAGGATGCGGATGGCTTCGCCTTCATGGATCTGACCACCTACGAGCAGACCCATGTGACCGACGAGCAGACCGGCGGCAAGGGCGGCTACCTCAAGGAAGGCCAGGAAGTGAAGGTCCTGCTGTACAAGGGCCAGCCCATCGACGTGGAACTGCCGACCTCCGTGGTGCTGGAAGTGGTGGAGACCGAAACCGGCCTCAAGGGCGACACCGTGAGCAACACCACCAAACCCGCCACCCTGGAAACCGGGTTGCAGGTGCAGGTGCCCCTGTTCGTGAACCTGGGCGACCGCATCAAGGTGGATACCCGCACTGGCGGCTACCTGGGCCGCGAATAA
- a CDS encoding DNA translocase FtsK codes for MPLTMRPVVSAVLFKGNSAIRREMLGLGCLLLACVLLLALSTFSAEDPTFNQAVADTHEIQNGAGKLGAYLAGTLHDLFGAGSFFLPVVLLVAGLRLFLRQLAASGAPWWPWWRWLGLGLLAATLMAVGGGEWGARHIGLGDMVGGGFFGRILARWGALLLTPVGANILWTLTFLASLQLLAGQGFWRMLPRLQRWGEDQWNKHLERLMRREERRRRMEEGIGTPERQEFLFETLPCIAPVPPSSPSPAPGCASSAGGSCVPPPPPPPPPAMFPAGQATLEAQLDAGQEFLWETGPAEPAGVPPQPAYGVQPEYGVQPGPADAPGVPTRNIMDMICEEDETFTDPIPDREPVLPANFSSIKEKFRQALGGELAAGPDALQTNAGAPWDDVPPPAPVPVPPADTMRPAVVVRPMTVRPVAAASPVPVVEPVAPVAIEPIAPIEPVAPVEPVEAVAPVAPVAPVAPVEPIEPVAESYTMEEVAVFDRDLTLEEELAGPQTRQAPVAPVREAVLTRATLPPMQLLAPVPAQAHVVNPDELADQALRLTTCLADFNVQGDVHHVTPGPVVTMFEYKPAPGIKISRIANLSDDLALALKALAVRIEAPIPGKDMVGVEIPSKVRETVFFREILESDAFGQSDSLLTIALGKDIAGASAVADLSKMPHLLVAGATGAGKSVCLNSILLSILYKARPDEVRMLLIDPKRIELAVYSELPHLVHPVVTEMALAKNALDWAVHEMDQRYQAMARVGARNIQSYNERLAARRAEGSAPSDWADLDTMPYLLVVIDELADLMLTAAKEVETSVVRLAQLARAAGIHMILATQRPSVDVVTGLIKANFPCRISFQVTSKHDSRTILDAVGAERLLGKGDMLYKPSGGKVKRLHGCFVSDDDVVRVVDFWKRQQPPSYQLDFSEWGEAGGEEDGAAGGPGDLDTDPKYQEAKDFVLSQGKASISLIQRRFRIGFNRAARYVEQMEMDGIVGPADGAKPRPVLKS; via the coding sequence ATGCCGTTGACCATGCGCCCCGTCGTTTCTGCCGTCCTCTTCAAGGGCAACAGCGCCATCCGTCGCGAAATGCTGGGGCTGGGGTGCCTGCTGCTGGCCTGCGTGCTGCTGCTGGCCCTGAGCACCTTCAGCGCGGAGGATCCCACCTTCAACCAGGCCGTGGCGGACACGCACGAGATCCAGAACGGCGCAGGCAAGCTGGGGGCCTATCTGGCCGGCACGCTGCACGACCTGTTTGGCGCGGGCTCGTTCTTTTTGCCCGTGGTGCTGCTGGTGGCCGGGCTGCGGCTGTTCCTGCGCCAGCTGGCTGCCTCCGGCGCGCCCTGGTGGCCCTGGTGGCGGTGGCTGGGCCTGGGCCTGTTGGCCGCCACCCTCATGGCGGTGGGCGGAGGCGAGTGGGGCGCACGGCACATCGGCCTGGGAGACATGGTCGGCGGCGGCTTCTTCGGCCGAATCCTGGCCCGGTGGGGCGCGTTGCTGCTGACCCCCGTGGGCGCAAACATCCTGTGGACGCTCACCTTCCTGGCCTCCCTGCAGTTGCTGGCCGGGCAGGGATTCTGGCGCATGCTGCCCAGGCTGCAGCGCTGGGGAGAGGACCAGTGGAACAAGCATCTGGAACGCCTCATGCGCCGCGAGGAACGGCGGCGGCGCATGGAAGAGGGCATCGGCACGCCCGAGCGGCAGGAATTCCTGTTCGAGACGCTGCCGTGCATCGCTCCCGTGCCGCCATCATCTCCTTCGCCGGCCCCTGGCTGTGCGTCGTCGGCTGGCGGTTCGTGCGTGCCGCCGCCTCCGCCGCCCCCGCCGCCGGCGATGTTTCCGGCAGGGCAGGCCACCCTTGAAGCCCAGCTGGACGCCGGCCAGGAATTTCTGTGGGAGACCGGCCCGGCAGAACCGGCAGGCGTTCCGCCGCAACCTGCATACGGCGTGCAGCCCGAGTACGGCGTGCAGCCTGGCCCGGCAGACGCGCCGGGGGTCCCTACCCGCAACATCATGGACATGATCTGCGAGGAGGACGAGACCTTCACAGACCCCATCCCCGATCGTGAGCCGGTGCTGCCGGCCAATTTTTCCAGCATCAAGGAAAAATTCCGCCAGGCCCTGGGCGGAGAACTCGCCGCCGGCCCGGATGCCCTGCAGACGAATGCCGGCGCGCCCTGGGATGACGTCCCCCCCCCGGCCCCGGTTCCGGTCCCCCCTGCGGACACGATGCGACCGGCGGTGGTGGTGCGGCCGATGACAGTACGGCCGGTGGCGGCGGCTTCCCCTGTTCCCGTCGTCGAACCGGTTGCACCAGTCGCAATCGAACCAATCGCGCCAATCGAACCGGTTGCACCAGTTGAACCAGTTGAAGCAGTCGCGCCAGTCGCACCAGTCGCACCAGTCGCACCGGTCGAACCTATCGAACCGGTCGCCGAATCCTACACCATGGAAGAGGTGGCAGTTTTTGACCGCGACCTGACCCTGGAAGAGGAGCTGGCCGGCCCGCAGACCCGGCAGGCGCCGGTGGCCCCCGTGCGCGAGGCCGTGTTGACCCGGGCCACCCTGCCGCCCATGCAACTGCTGGCGCCGGTGCCGGCCCAGGCCCACGTGGTGAATCCCGATGAACTGGCGGACCAGGCCCTGCGCCTGACCACCTGTCTGGCGGATTTCAACGTCCAGGGCGACGTGCACCACGTCACCCCCGGGCCCGTGGTGACCATGTTCGAATACAAGCCGGCGCCGGGCATCAAGATCAGCCGCATCGCCAACCTGTCCGACGATCTGGCCCTGGCCCTCAAGGCGCTGGCGGTGCGCATCGAGGCGCCCATCCCCGGCAAGGACATGGTGGGCGTGGAGATTCCCAGCAAGGTCCGCGAGACCGTGTTTTTCCGCGAAATTCTGGAAAGCGACGCCTTCGGCCAGTCCGATTCCCTGCTCACCATCGCCCTGGGCAAGGACATTGCCGGGGCCTCCGCCGTGGCGGATCTCTCCAAGATGCCCCACCTGCTGGTGGCCGGAGCCACGGGCGCGGGCAAGAGCGTGTGCCTGAACTCCATCCTGCTTTCCATTTTGTACAAAGCGCGGCCGGACGAAGTGCGCATGCTGCTCATCGACCCCAAGCGCATCGAGCTGGCCGTGTACTCGGAACTGCCCCATCTGGTGCATCCCGTGGTCACAGAAATGGCCCTGGCCAAGAATGCCCTGGACTGGGCCGTGCACGAGATGGACCAGCGCTACCAGGCCATGGCCCGGGTGGGCGCGCGCAACATCCAGAGCTACAACGAACGCCTGGCCGCCCGTCGCGCCGAGGGGTCTGCCCCCAGCGACTGGGCAGATCTGGACACCATGCCCTATCTGCTCGTCGTCATTGATGAACTGGCCGACCTTATGCTCACCGCGGCCAAGGAAGTGGAAACCAGCGTGGTGCGCCTGGCCCAGCTGGCCCGCGCTGCTGGCATCCACATGATCCTGGCCACCCAGCGGCCCAGTGTGGACGTGGTGACCGGCCTCATCAAGGCCAACTTCCCGTGCCGCATCTCCTTCCAGGTCACCTCCAAGCACGATTCGCGCACCATTCTGGATGCGGTGGGCGCGGAACGCTTGCTGGGCAAGGGCGACATGCTGTACAAGCCTTCCGGCGGCAAGGTGAAACGCCTGCACGGCTGCTTTGTGAGCGACGACGACGTGGTGCGCGTGGTGGACTTCTGGAAGCGCCAGCAGCCGCCCAGTTATCAGCTGGACTTCAGCGAATGGGGCGAGGCCGGCGGCGAGGAAGACGGCGCTGCCGGTGGACCGGGCGATCTGGATACGGACCCCAAGTACCAGGAAGCCAAGGATTTCGTCCTCAGTCAGGGCAAGGCGTCCATCTCCCTCATCCAGCGACGGTTCCGCATCGGCTTCAACCGGGCGGCGCGCTATGTGGAGCAGATGGAGATGGATGGCATCGTGGGTCCGGCAGATGGCGCCAAGCCCCGGCCCGTGTTGAAAAGTTGA
- a CDS encoding LolA family protein, translated as MQKLLIACVLVAGIALTMGFSMQSAASSPETNALLDAIQKQYESMQTFRAHFSQVLINSASREAERRTGRVSMKKPGLIRWETLEPEKELLVAAKDVVWDYFEAEKTAYKYKASEILDSKTMLHFLAGTTRLDKDFEVVNAGREDSLTRLDLTPREPEPGLVQASIWADPATGLIQRISMIDFYGNENVVAFTDMSLNPPLDEGLFTFTPPAGVEVFDNTVDAQ; from the coding sequence ATGCAAAAACTGCTCATCGCCTGCGTGCTTGTGGCCGGCATCGCCCTGACCATGGGCTTTTCCATGCAAAGCGCAGCCAGTTCTCCGGAAACCAATGCCCTTCTGGACGCCATCCAGAAGCAATACGAATCGATGCAGACCTTTCGCGCGCATTTTTCCCAGGTGCTGATCAATTCCGCCAGCCGGGAGGCGGAACGCCGCACCGGCCGCGTGTCCATGAAGAAGCCCGGGCTCATCCGCTGGGAGACCCTGGAGCCGGAAAAGGAACTGCTGGTGGCCGCCAAGGACGTGGTGTGGGACTACTTTGAGGCGGAAAAAACCGCGTACAAGTACAAGGCCTCGGAGATCCTGGACTCCAAGACCATGCTGCACTTTCTGGCCGGCACCACCCGGCTGGACAAGGATTTCGAGGTGGTCAACGCCGGACGCGAAGACAGCCTGACGCGCCTGGACCTTACCCCCCGGGAGCCCGAACCCGGCCTGGTGCAGGCCTCCATCTGGGCCGATCCCGCCACGGGCCTCATTCAGCGCATCAGCATGATTGATTTCTACGGGAACGAAAATGTGGTGGCCTTCACGGACATGTCCCTCAATCCGCCCCTGGACGAGGGACTCTTCACCTTCACGCCGCCGGCCGGGGTGGAGGTGTTCGACAACACCGTGGACGCACAGTAA
- a CDS encoding IS5 family transposase (programmed frameshift) gives MHRREPTSSSYPSSLTDREWEVLEPLLAKVKDPRGRKPVHAPRDILNAIFYVARTGCQWRQLPKDFPVWTAVWSVFRRLRDSGILERLYEELFTMWRQVTGRSASPSAGRIDSQTVKTTEKGGLTGYDAGKKIKGRKRHIVTDVTGLPLAIRIQPADTQDREGALDVILAARNHYETLKHLWADGGYAGRCELTVQEATGCTLEIVRRSGDAPREVWLEGNQDAPVSKGFKVVKWRWIIERTFGWLGRYRRLSKDCEQSTASSLAWVRLALAAILLHRFGEI, from the exons ATACATCGGCGCGAACCAACGAGCTCAAGCTATCCCTCAAGTCTTACCGACCGAGAATGGGAAGTCTTGGAGCCACTCCTGGCGAAGGTGAAAGACCCGCGGGGCCGCAAGCCAGTACATGCGCCACGAGATATCCTAAATGCCATTTTTTATGTTGCCCGCACGGGGTGTCAGTGGCGACAACTCCCCAAGGACTTTCCCGTGTGGACCGCCGTCTGGAGCGTGTTCAGACGATTACGCGACTCGGGAATCCTGGAACGTTTATACGAAGAACTGTTTACGATGTGGAGGCAAGTGACAGGTCGTTCCGCGAGTCCGAGCGCTGGGAGGATCGACAGTCAGACGGTCAAGACGACGGAAA AAGGGGGCCTCACTGGATACGATGCAGGCAAGAAGATCAAAGGTCGAAAGCGGCATATCGTCACGGACGTGACCGGACTTCCCTTGGCCATCCGAATCCAACCTGCGGATACGCAAGACCGGGAGGGAGCCTTGGACGTAATCCTGGCAGCACGCAATCACTACGAGACTCTCAAGCATTTATGGGCAGATGGTGGTTACGCGGGGCGATGCGAACTTACTGTGCAAGAGGCTACAGGATGCACATTGGAAATTGTGCGTCGCAGTGGCGATGCACCGCGAGAGGTTTGGCTCGAGGGAAATCAGGATGCGCCTGTCTCGAAGGGTTTCAAGGTTGTTAAATGGCGTTGGATCATTGAGCGTACATTTGGCTGGCTCGGACGCTACCGCAGGCTAAGCAAGGATTGTGAACAGAGCACCGCCAGTTCCCTCGCCTGGGTCAGACTCGCATTGGCCGCCATCCTGCTCCATCGGTTCGGTGAGATTTGA
- a CDS encoding MBL fold metallo-hydrolase, which translates to MSTTLTILSDNLPGDKLQSEHGFAVHVQTSSTSVLFDTGQGAVFSANARSLGIDLESLDLLVLSHGHYDHTGNVAQVLAYNPGIHVHCHPAVLLSRYGVRHGKAFPIGIPDASRAALLSLPADQLHRSAQFHRLTEGVYFSGTIPRVTSFEDTGGNFFLDSTLFHQDTLHDDMALYIVHGDALTVVTGCCHSGIVNTVTHAMSCFPNVRLHTVLGGLHLLNASQERLERTIHALAQLNLTALVLCHCTGSAQGNAVKRALGDIVSLGHTGLQLDFTA; encoded by the coding sequence ATGTCAACCACCTTGACCATCCTCTCAGACAATCTGCCTGGCGACAAACTGCAATCCGAACATGGGTTTGCAGTGCATGTGCAGACGTCGTCTACCAGCGTGCTCTTTGACACGGGACAGGGAGCGGTGTTTTCTGCCAACGCTCGGTCTCTGGGCATTGATCTCGAAAGCCTTGACCTGCTGGTCCTCAGTCATGGCCACTACGACCACACCGGTAATGTGGCGCAGGTCTTGGCGTATAATCCAGGCATCCATGTCCATTGTCATCCCGCCGTGTTGCTGTCCCGGTATGGCGTGCGTCATGGCAAGGCGTTTCCCATAGGCATCCCAGACGCGAGCAGAGCGGCGCTCTTGTCCCTACCGGCAGACCAGCTCCACCGCAGCGCTCAATTTCATAGGCTGACGGAAGGCGTCTACTTTTCCGGCACTATCCCCAGGGTGACTTCATTTGAAGATACCGGCGGCAATTTCTTTCTTGATTCGACATTGTTTCATCAAGACACGTTGCATGATGACATGGCGCTGTACATTGTCCATGGAGATGCCTTGACCGTAGTGACAGGCTGCTGTCATTCCGGAATTGTCAACACGGTCACGCACGCCATGTCATGTTTCCCAAACGTGCGGCTGCATACTGTCCTTGGCGGACTGCATTTGCTCAATGCCTCTCAAGAACGCCTTGAACGGACCATTCACGCACTGGCGCAACTGAACCTAACTGCATTGGTTCTTTGTCATTGCACTGGAAGTGCGCAAGGCAATGCAGTCAAGCGTGCGTTGGGTGATATCGTCAGCCTTGGCCACACCGGATTGCAGCTGGATTTTACTGCATAA
- a CDS encoding class I SAM-dependent methyltransferase, giving the protein MVKLSQHSNKDVLDFYIQMPFNYTQSAKIAAQNILAQDPLPYLAPPLVELLTPESLVADIGCGPGWLSNVIAYYYKSQVTGVDFNPVAIDRARETTKELGLDVRFQVADLFEYVNAELFDFVFSIGVLHHTNDCRMGVRKVCGLAKEQGFVAIGLYHTYGRRPFLEYFTKLKAEGLTVEQLFEKYKELDSRHLDVVQARSWFLDQVLHPHETCHTLEEVAGLFDECGVELVSTSINRFSDFSSRQELFDLEKYLAEAGRKALAEQRYYPGFFLAIGRRTR; this is encoded by the coding sequence ATGGTAAAACTATCCCAGCACTCCAACAAAGACGTCTTGGATTTCTATATCCAAATGCCTTTCAACTACACTCAATCTGCGAAAATCGCCGCTCAAAACATCCTGGCCCAGGACCCGCTGCCCTACTTGGCCCCCCCCCTGGTCGAGCTGCTTACGCCCGAATCACTGGTCGCCGATATCGGTTGCGGCCCGGGTTGGTTGTCCAATGTGATCGCGTATTATTACAAGTCCCAGGTGACCGGCGTGGACTTCAATCCGGTGGCTATCGATCGTGCCCGGGAAACAACCAAGGAACTTGGCCTTGATGTTCGTTTTCAGGTTGCCGATCTGTTCGAATACGTCAACGCCGAGCTGTTTGATTTCGTCTTCTCCATAGGCGTGTTGCATCATACTAACGATTGCCGGATGGGGGTGAGGAAGGTGTGTGGCCTAGCCAAGGAGCAAGGATTCGTGGCTATCGGCCTGTATCATACGTACGGCCGGCGGCCGTTCCTGGAATATTTCACCAAATTGAAGGCGGAAGGGCTGACGGTCGAGCAGCTTTTTGAAAAATACAAGGAACTGGATTCGCGCCACTTAGACGTCGTCCAGGCCAGAAGCTGGTTTCTGGATCAGGTGCTGCATCCGCACGAGACCTGCCACACCCTGGAAGAGGTTGCCGGCTTATTTGACGAGTGCGGGGTTGAACTTGTCTCTACCTCAATAAACAGATTCTCCGACTTTTCATCCCGGCAGGAGCTTTTCGATCTGGAGAAATATCTGGCCGAAGCCGGCCGAAAGGCTTTGGCGGAACAGCGCTATTACCCAGGATTTTTTTTGGCTATTGGAAGAAGGACACGCTAG